The window GTGTGAAGTTTGGCCATGCTGTGTGATGGGTCTGAAAGGTGCCTCTTGTAAAAAAGTGAGTCAAATTTTGTCATGACACCGCACTATTCCAAGTATATATCtagtattttttttttcttcccagGCGACCTGCAACATTGATCCTCTCATACactattcttcttcttcaagtgtCAAATTTGTCGGCCTCTAGAAATCAGATCTGACACTTGAATAGAAATGCTATCTTTCACAAGACAACCGCGTTTTCTGAAAGATTACATCTACATCTTTCTATGGACTGCTTTTGATCAATCCGGACTAACACCGTTGCGTTTCATGGTTCCAAAACATACTCACGCCATCCCTCTCTCCTTACCAGCAGGCTTGGTGATTGCTGGATTCTTTTCTTCCAAGTGTAGCACCCCGGGCTCAACAAAAACACACCAGATTACCACCTAGACCTACCCGGAGTGTATAATTTACCAAGGAGGACACAATCGGGGACCTGGAGAAactgggggggttgtgggcgAGACAtatggtgatgttgttgttgaggagttCTGGTCAGAGGATTTCattggggctgttgaggaCACGCGATGTTAAATTAACGAGGGACGAGCAGCTCACTCATGAAGGAACCACCACAGTTACCAGTAGTAGGTAGGTGTTACTTCAGTCAGGGCAAGATTGCCAATCCTCACCGTGGCGATATGGGGTTTTCTCCCAACGGGCAGAGATTTCGACTTTCCGATGTACTCATTGAGCCAGTCAGCGCCCAGCCTGAAAGAGTTCTCCTACCCAGTCCCGTGGCAGCAAGATGGTGGCCGGTGCCATGATCGTACAGTCAACAAACGTTAAAACACCCGATTCCCAGCATtataaacaccaccaccctccgccatcatcatcattcccacccccaaacttTATAAACGAcccccagcacctcctccgcccaaGTCATAGGAAAATCAtgcccccccttcaccacctcccaaaccacattccccccttccaacaaCGGCTTCAAATCCTCCTCATACTCCCCCGGATTGACcagctcgtcctcctctcccagtATGATCGCCGTCGTcttcccctcatccccccccctcaaagcCAATCTCTTATAAGCCCCCTCCTGCCCCATCAACGGCCCATCCTTCAAACAACCCATAAAAGCATCCACAAACCCCTCGTGAACCACCAACTGCTGCTGCACCtgcctcaacaccctcctctccaaccccgtcCTCGGctccccatcagccccaacatcatccgccgtctccgcctccaccagcctcgACGCAGGATCCTGCCGCTCCTGCAACCTGGCCGTCACCTTCCCCCGTTTCGTGCTCGACCGAATCGGCctccgcaacctcctcctcgtagCCAAATGCAGCAACCCCCTCGGCACAACGCCACTAGTGAAAACCTTTCTCGTCAACGTCCCAAACGATGCGGGCCGAATCATCCCCGCCGGGGCAAGCAGCACCAGATCCCTCACCAAATCAGGGAACGAAACCGCAAAGTGGGTGGCGATGCCCCCGCCGAGGGAGTACCCCACCAGCTTGAAGGCGTTTTCGCTTCCGGTCCAGGATATGGGAGAAGAGGCCAGGGCGATGAGGATTTGGGAGATGTACAGCCTAGCGTCGTGGGGGAGGTCGGCCGGGTTGTCGGAGAAGCCCCTGCCGAAGAGGTCAAAGAGCATTACCCGGcatgggtgggaggggtggttggagagggagagggcgagttTCGAGAGGGTTGTGCAGGGGGTTGAGATGCCGTGGATGAAGAGAACTTTGGGGCCGGTGACGGGGCCGAATTCGTAGATGCGGATGGAGCCATactgggaaggggtggaagggggggttggttagTATTTTTGGTCAGGGaaggtggggaggaagggggagctTACGGGAGTCTCGACATCACGGGCGCCGGGGAAGGTGTCGGGTTTGTATTCTAGGTTTTTGAGTTCGTCTTcggggagggttgggaggaCGGTTTTGAGAGGGGAGCGAAGGAGTTTAGGTAGGGGAGGATATAAGATTTtgtcgaggatgacgagagtgatggtggtgatggaggctGTGAGAGCTACTATGAGTGGTGTGTTGTTCCGGTCCGGTATGAGATACTGAAAGAGGCTCATATTTGGCaaggtggtgtggtgatgtaTGCAATGTGAGATATTATCGTAAGATGTGAGGGCTTATGAAAATTGAAGGGTcgcacagcagcagcagcaacgcgGTGCCTGGCTAAGATGTGGGTGGCGGCGTTGAGGTGGTGTCGTTGAGGTGGTGTcgttgaggtggtgttgaggctgTGAGTGAGGGGTGACAGGGGTTGATCAAGTCCAACTGCGCCTTATTGCCGAATGTGCCATGTCTGCACGTGTTGTCCACAATTTGAAACATTGTTGACctcaaaaccaaccaacGATTATGTCTCATACTATATCTGTTTATCCCATGTCACAAAACTATGTTTATTGGCCATCCTCGCCTCGTCGGCACTGGCAGTACTGTGCAAGGCGGCGAACCACTGTCATGaacccctccaacagctAGTTCAGATTCCTCCAACTCTCAAACCCACATCTTTAGTCTCAGATCTCCCCAACATCGACAATCTCCGAAATCCCattcccctttcccatccacGCCAAAACAGGGACcttgtctttcttttctgatCAATTTTAGAACCCACGATGACGCCAACCTTGGCATTACGTACCGTATCCCCCCAGCCGGGAACTGAAATGtttcctttctcttctccaccagGCGCGCGCCCCCCATACCCGCTTTCCCGTCCTTGGCGGCGGTATTGTTGTACGTAATTTCAGCCCCACCAAACGGTTTCTTAATCTCACTTACACCAACCCTCGACTTCCATCTCCTCTTTTGAAAATCAAAATAAAGTAAAGGTATAAGGTTTCAAAGATTTTTGTTCTGGAGTAGGATAAACGATTTCAAGTGTAATGGCCAGCCTGGCTTTGACAAAAACAGCATACCACCGCTGTGCTCCTCTATCAATGCTCTCACCTATACCAAACCAAATCCGCCATCACTGCCCACCAAAACCTTCTAGAAGGAATGgaacaaccctcccctccatccatcctccccagccatCACAGCACCTGTCTGTTTTCAGCAACATTGGTCGATGCCCAGCACCCAGccactcctccttccccggcTGCACCGCAGAAGCTCCCAATCACATGATATTCTCcattctctcttctcccacctAGTCCCAGCCAGTTTTCTTAGCcctttcatcccatctcatcccatcccatcccaacccgACCCGACCCGGCCACGCCCAGAGATAAGAACCCGcaccccctcttcccgcACCTCACATCCCGTCCCATTGTTGTTTGGTTGACTTAAAAACCACAACTACCGAATCCAGCCTTGCGGTGACTTCTTCGTAGAGAGATAAGCCTCCCTCCCAAGACTTCCTAATGCAACCACTACAAGTTGACGATCCTGACCGGCTTTCCACCTCTTATCGTGATCCGTTGTTaggccccccccccctccctttccccagTCCGGCGGCATACAgtacaccaccctcccggCCTCCCCAGATGCCATCGCTTGACTCGGCGTCCCCGACCGTGTGGTCCTTAGTTCCGATCTCACGCCAGAGCCGGCATCAAG is drawn from Podospora pseudocomata strain CBS 415.72m chromosome 1 map unlocalized CBS415.72m_1, whole genome shotgun sequence and contains these coding sequences:
- a CDS encoding uncharacterized protein (MEROPS:MER0183709; EggNog:ENOG503NZUI; COG:S), which codes for MSLFQYLIPDRNNTPLIVALTASITTITLVILDKILYPPLPKLLRSPLKTVLPTLPEDELKNLEYKPDTFPGARDVETPYGSIRIYEFGPVTGPKVLFIHGISTPCTTLSKLALSLSNHPSHPCRVMLFDLFGRGFSDNPADLPHDARLYISQILIALASSPISWTGSENAFKLVGYSLGGGIATHFAVSFPDLVRDLVLLAPAGMIRPASFGTLTRKVFTSGVVPRGLLHLATRRRLRRPIRSSTKRGKVTARLQERQDPASRLVEAETADDVGADGEPRTGLERRVLRQVQQQLVVHEGFVDAFMGCLKDGPLMGQEGAYKRLALRGGDEGKTTAIILGEEDELVNPGEYEEDLKPLLEGGNVVWEVVKGGHDFPMTWAEEVLGVVYKVWGWE